In Bradyrhizobium erythrophlei, a single genomic region encodes these proteins:
- a CDS encoding OFA family MFS transporter gives MTTISSTGTVQGNGTGILDRAHTIAKPGFNRWMVPPAALCIHLCIGMAYGFSVFWLPLSRAIGLTAPKACPDISLWQELFTTTCDWKVASLGWMYTLFFVVLGVSAAIWGGWLERAGPRKAGVVAACCWGGGLLLGALGIYVHQLWIMWLGSGVIGGIGLGLGYISPVSTLVKWFPDRRGMATGMAIMGFGGGAMIGLPLADKLMNYFKTPTSVGAWETFITMGVIYFVFMMIGAFSYRVVPDGWKPDGWTAPSENKTMISQHNVHLDNAHRTPQFWLIWWVLCLNVSAGIGVIGQAVPMLQEIFAGNLIGLPGVKFNALSVEQKAAIATIAAGFGGLLSLFNIGGRFFWASFSDYIGRKNTYYTFFILGIVLYALAPTFAATGSKLLFVLGFGIILSMYGGGFATVPAYLADMFGTQFVGAIHGRLLTAWSTAGIIGPVVVNYIREFQLQAGVPRDQVYNITMYILCAMLVAGLICNYLVKPVDPKWHMSDDEVAKAQAGKSAGGVQSGSFGIGKGGLDTKAGLFWLFVGIPLAWGVYKTLESAAKIF, from the coding sequence ATGACGACGATCAGCAGCACGGGGACTGTGCAGGGCAATGGTACGGGAATTCTCGACCGCGCGCACACGATCGCAAAGCCCGGCTTCAATCGCTGGATGGTGCCGCCGGCAGCGCTCTGCATTCATCTGTGCATCGGCATGGCCTACGGCTTTTCGGTGTTCTGGCTGCCGCTGTCGCGCGCGATCGGCCTGACCGCGCCGAAAGCGTGCCCTGATATTTCGCTGTGGCAGGAACTCTTCACCACCACCTGCGACTGGAAGGTGGCGAGCCTCGGCTGGATGTACACGCTGTTCTTCGTCGTGCTTGGCGTCTCGGCGGCAATCTGGGGTGGCTGGCTTGAACGCGCAGGTCCGCGCAAGGCGGGTGTCGTCGCGGCCTGCTGCTGGGGCGGCGGACTCCTCCTTGGCGCGCTTGGCATTTACGTCCACCAGCTCTGGATCATGTGGCTCGGCTCCGGCGTCATCGGCGGCATCGGCCTCGGTCTCGGCTACATCTCCCCGGTCTCTACACTTGTCAAATGGTTCCCCGACCGACGCGGCATGGCGACCGGCATGGCCATCATGGGTTTCGGCGGCGGCGCGATGATCGGCTTGCCGCTCGCCGACAAGCTAATGAACTACTTCAAGACGCCGACCTCGGTCGGCGCGTGGGAAACGTTTATCACCATGGGCGTCATCTACTTCGTCTTCATGATGATTGGCGCATTCTCCTACCGCGTCGTGCCGGACGGCTGGAAGCCCGATGGCTGGACGGCGCCAAGCGAAAACAAGACGATGATCTCGCAGCACAACGTTCATCTCGACAACGCGCACAGGACGCCGCAATTCTGGCTGATCTGGTGGGTGCTCTGTCTGAACGTGTCGGCGGGCATCGGCGTGATCGGCCAGGCGGTTCCAATGTTGCAGGAAATTTTCGCCGGCAATCTGATCGGTCTGCCCGGCGTGAAGTTCAACGCGCTTAGCGTCGAACAGAAGGCGGCGATTGCGACGATCGCAGCCGGTTTCGGAGGGCTGTTGTCGTTGTTCAACATCGGCGGCCGCTTCTTCTGGGCGTCGTTTTCCGACTATATCGGCCGCAAGAACACCTACTATACGTTCTTTATCCTCGGTATCGTGCTCTATGCACTGGCGCCGACCTTTGCAGCCACCGGCTCGAAGCTTCTGTTCGTGCTCGGCTTCGGCATCATCCTGTCGATGTATGGCGGCGGCTTCGCGACCGTGCCGGCCTATCTCGCCGATATGTTCGGTACGCAGTTCGTCGGCGCCATTCACGGTCGCTTGCTGACGGCGTGGTCGACGGCCGGCATCATCGGCCCGGTGGTGGTGAACTATATCCGCGAGTTTCAGCTCCAGGCGGGCGTGCCGCGCGATCAAGTCTACAACATCACCATGTACATCCTTTGTGCGATGCTGGTGGCGGGCCTGATCTGCAACTATCTGGTCAAGCCTGTGGACCCCAAGTGGCACATGAGCGACGATGAGGTCGCGAAGGCCCAGGCTGGCAAGAGCGCCGGTGGGGTTCAAAGCGGCTCGTTCGGTATCGGCAAGGGCGGGCTTGACACCAAGGCAGGGTTGTTCTGGCTGTTCGTCGGTATTCCGCTGGCCTGGGGCGTCTACAAGACGCTGGAAAGCGCGGCCAAGATCTTCTGA
- a CDS encoding cyclic nucleotide-binding domain-containing protein, with product MSFPYELAIAAALGLGTTSSSLLGAAIGLYFPFSKRPLACLLAFAAGALISALAIELAYEGALSLHQQGFDARSAWMFVSTGFGAGAAIYYSASLALEKKGAAVRYVTQFREYALARKQADARERIQLLAKSDLLRHLPAEQIEQILPRIRELQLKAGDILFRAGDAGDALYIVARGTVEVLTDTTTESKTAAGPIAVLGAGHTFGEMSLLSGGPRTATIRAAEDSGLLKIGREDFEELVAADGELARAVKRISHQRAISNLSAGGTDAALWAKVASGSLDHLNRRETGKMLVEAASGAGMAIVFGNILDTIPGCLVIGAKFTAIGNLSLTLMLGMFLGGIPEAAASASMLTKAGYRPAVIFGLWSTVLIAGVVAAAAGKAFIAGSDALPAIFAQAVAGGAVLALVAHAMIPVALEEGGSLVVLPTVGGFLFALYLALAESFV from the coding sequence ATGAGCTTCCCTTACGAGCTGGCCATTGCGGCGGCACTTGGCCTTGGGACGACATCATCTTCTCTTCTGGGAGCCGCCATAGGTCTGTACTTTCCTTTCTCAAAGCGCCCCCTTGCGTGCCTGCTAGCCTTTGCCGCCGGCGCCCTGATTTCCGCACTGGCGATCGAGCTCGCATATGAAGGCGCGCTATCGCTACATCAGCAGGGCTTCGATGCACGCTCTGCTTGGATGTTTGTCAGCACGGGTTTTGGGGCCGGCGCAGCCATCTACTACTCGGCGTCGCTGGCTCTGGAGAAGAAGGGCGCCGCCGTTCGCTATGTCACCCAGTTTCGCGAATATGCACTGGCCCGCAAACAGGCGGACGCGCGGGAACGGATCCAACTGCTGGCGAAAAGCGATCTGCTGCGCCACTTGCCGGCCGAGCAGATCGAGCAAATCCTGCCGCGTATTCGTGAGCTGCAACTCAAGGCCGGTGACATTTTGTTCAGGGCAGGAGACGCGGGCGATGCCCTCTACATTGTAGCGCGTGGAACAGTCGAGGTTCTGACCGATACCACAACGGAAAGCAAAACCGCTGCGGGCCCAATCGCAGTGCTCGGCGCGGGTCACACGTTCGGGGAAATGTCCTTGCTGAGCGGCGGTCCGCGCACCGCCACGATCCGCGCCGCCGAAGATTCAGGTCTGCTGAAAATTGGAAGGGAGGACTTCGAGGAACTCGTCGCGGCTGACGGCGAATTGGCCCGCGCAGTAAAGCGCATCAGCCATCAGCGTGCGATCAGCAATCTCAGTGCGGGAGGAACTGATGCGGCCCTGTGGGCCAAAGTCGCGAGCGGAAGTCTGGACCACCTCAACCGGCGCGAGACCGGCAAAATGCTGGTGGAGGCCGCCAGCGGCGCGGGAATGGCGATCGTCTTCGGAAATATTCTCGACACCATTCCGGGCTGCCTCGTCATTGGGGCCAAGTTTACCGCGATCGGAAATCTGTCGCTGACCCTTATGCTGGGAATGTTTCTTGGGGGAATTCCGGAAGCGGCGGCAAGCGCATCGATGTTGACGAAGGCCGGCTATCGTCCTGCGGTGATTTTCGGTCTTTGGTCGACTGTGTTGATTGCAGGCGTAGTGGCCGCGGCGGCAGGAAAAGCCTTCATCGCCGGCAGCGACGCACTACCGGCGATCTTCGCCCAGGCCGTTGCCGGCGGGGCCGTGCTCGCGCTCGTCGCCCACGCGATGATTCCAGTCGCGCTGGAAGAAGGCGGTTCGCTCGTGGTGCTCCCCACGGTCGGCGGATTTCTGTTTGCGCTCTACCTGGCGCTGGCCGAATCGTTCGTCTGA
- the dapA gene encoding 4-hydroxy-tetrahydrodipicolinate synthase: MDWLTGIIPDIPTPFDETGAVDLGAFARLCERQMRAGVSAIVVGETSGEFNTLSWDERETIIRAATEVAGGQARVIAGAGSNSTGQAAAWARRAEAAGADALLSVVPYYNKPMQAGIEAHFRTIADATALPIILHDDPSRTIRGLSDDTLATLSQSPQFIGVKDSTGDLSRPARLRSRVPALFRLLSGNDPTALAFLCSGGDGCISILSNVAPSACRDMLSSYEQGRMPAARQWQQRLSRLAECLAAENPAAVKYVLSLLGLMRPDTRLPLVGLSDQAKAKVADAILEIGENDLTRDERNVSRAISARDLAYSSAPGDIS; the protein is encoded by the coding sequence ATGGATTGGCTCACGGGCATCATCCCGGATATTCCGACGCCATTCGATGAAACCGGAGCGGTCGATCTGGGCGCGTTCGCCAGGCTCTGCGAACGGCAGATGCGGGCCGGCGTTTCGGCGATCGTCGTCGGAGAGACATCAGGCGAATTCAACACTTTGAGCTGGGATGAGCGCGAGACCATTATTCGCGCGGCGACTGAAGTGGCCGGCGGACAGGCCCGCGTGATCGCAGGCGCAGGATCGAACTCGACCGGCCAGGCCGCCGCATGGGCGAGGCGCGCCGAAGCTGCCGGCGCCGATGCGCTGCTGTCGGTCGTGCCCTACTACAACAAGCCGATGCAGGCTGGCATCGAAGCGCATTTTCGCACGATCGCCGATGCGACAGCGTTGCCGATCATCCTGCATGATGATCCTTCGCGAACCATCCGCGGCCTGTCCGACGACACTCTTGCGACGCTTTCGCAATCGCCGCAGTTCATCGGAGTGAAGGATTCGACGGGCGATCTATCCCGTCCAGCGCGCCTGCGATCGAGAGTGCCGGCGCTGTTCCGCCTGCTGTCGGGAAACGATCCGACCGCGCTTGCTTTTCTTTGCAGCGGCGGCGACGGGTGCATTTCGATCCTGTCGAACGTCGCGCCTTCCGCATGCCGGGATATGCTTTCAAGCTACGAACAAGGCCGGATGCCGGCCGCCCGGCAATGGCAGCAACGGCTTTCGCGGCTGGCGGAATGCCTCGCAGCCGAAAATCCGGCCGCGGTCAAATATGTGCTGAGCTTGCTCGGCCTGATGCGTCCCGACACCCGCCTGCCCCTGGTCGGACTATCGGATCAGGCGAAAGCCAAGGTGGCGGATGCGATTCTTGAAATCGGGGAGAACGACCTCACGCGGGACGAGAGGAATGTTTCTCGCGCCATTTCGGCCCGGGACCTCGCATATAGTAGCGCTCCGGGCGATATTTCCTGA